In Deltaproteobacteria bacterium, the sequence GCATTGCGGCCGCCCTCGCCGAACGCACCGGCTATCGGCACGTCAGTTCCGACATTGTCCGCAAAGAGATTGCCGGCTTGCCCCCATCGGCGCGGGTGCCGGAAGACTACGCCGCCGGCCTGTACTCGCCGGAGCACAGTGCCGCCACTTACGGCGCGTTGTTGGCGCGCACCCAGGGGCTGATCGGTGCTGGGCGGGGAGTGATCCTTGACGCCACCTTCCAACGCCGCAGCGATCGCGAGGCGCTGCGGCAGCTGGCGCAGGCGCTGAGCGTAGCGCTGCTCTTCGTCGAGTGCCGCTGTCATGAGCAAGAGATCCGCCGCCGCCTCGATCAGCGGGCGGGCGAGGACGCCTCCCCTTCGGACGCTGGCTGGAACGTGTACCTCGAACAGCGGCGCGGCTACCAGCCATTTGGCGCTGACGAGCGTGCTGACCACCTGGTGGTGGACACTTCCGGCGCGGCTGCCGAACCGCGCGCGGCGATCGAGCGCGCGCTACGCGAACTGACGAGAACCCGACTATAGCCGGCACCGTTCGCGGCCGCCCTTGGTAGGCGTCACCTTACCCGCATATACCCGCACTATTTGCACCGGCGAGAACCGGCGGCTGACGCTGTGGCGTCGGTCGGAAGCCGGTGCGGCAATGGTGGCGATTCTCGGAGCCGGTGGCTCTGGGTACGGATCGTGAATCGCGCCAGTAACCTGAAGGAGCCAAGGAGGGCTAAGCCATGCCGATCCTTATGAAGTTGCGCGACTTCCTAGACAGTAACAGCGTTCGCTACGAGGTAGCCTCACACCGGCAAGCCTTTACCGCCCAGGAGGTGGCGGCGGCCGAGCACGTGCCCGGCATCGAGGTGGCCAAGGTGGTCATGCTCCGGAGCGGCGGGGACTTCGTGATGGTGGTGCTGCCGGCGCCCTATCACGTAGACCTGGCGCGTGCCCGGGAGTTGCTGGGGAAGCCCGACCTGCGGCTGGCGGCGGAGCAAGAATTCGCCCCGCTGTTTCCAAAGTGCGAAGCTGGTGCCATGCCCCCGTTCGGTAACCTCTTCAACGTTCCGGTCTGGGTGGACGAGGCGCTGGCAAGGGACGACGAGATCGTCTTCAACGCTGGCACGCATACCCAAACGGTGCGAATGAAGTACGCTGACTTCGCGCGCCTGGTCGCGCCGCAGGTGGGTGCGCTGGCGTTGAAGCACTAGCCGCTGGGCTGCCAGCAGTCGGCTGTCAGCCGCCCGCGCCAGGCCGAGGTTCCGGAGCTACCGGCTCCCAGCCCGTACCTCTGCGGCGCTCGCTGAGTGCCGGCGCAGCCGGGGTCTGGGATCGCCGCTCAGATCTTGCCCGATAGCAGTTGTCCAGAATTGTAGGCGCGCACCCCGCCGACGCCCGCCGGCGGGGGTGACGTTGCGCTTTGTTTCGGATCATGCGAGGGACAGCGCGGGCGCGGCCAGACGGAAGCAGCTCAGGAGGAACGGCGAACCATGGCGGAGACGAGCGGCGGAGCAATCATCGCCAAGATGCTGAGAAACGAGGGCGTTGAGAAGCTCTTCGGCATCGTAGACGGCACCTACACCCAGCTGTTTGCCCACTGTGTCGAGTTGGGCATGGAGATGATCACGCCCCGTCACGAGGCGGTGGCGGCGCATATGGCCGGGGCTTACGCCCGGCTCACCGGCCGGCTCGGGGTCTGCATCGCCAGCAACGGACCCGGCGTGGCCAACATGCTCGCCGGCGTCGCGGTCGAGAACGGCG encodes:
- a CDS encoding YbaK/EbsC family protein, which encodes MPILMKLRDFLDSNSVRYEVASHRQAFTAQEVAAAEHVPGIEVAKVVMLRSGGDFVMVVLPAPYHVDLARARELLGKPDLRLAAEQEFAPLFPKCEAGAMPPFGNLFNVPVWVDEALARDDEIVFNAGTHTQTVRMKYADFARLVAPQVGALALKH